In one window of Streptomyces sp. NBC_01224 DNA:
- a CDS encoding helix-turn-helix domain-containing protein: MGDLIRIHRVRAGLTQKDAADKLLISESLMGAVERAERIPTLELLADADRVFDAGGALKACVELIDEEKYPAKFLGWARLERKARVISAYETMLIPGLLQTEAYAYALYRARKPAYTEDEIVRHVEARLERQAVLMRTPPPYVGFVIEESILERTLGGAEVLKEQLLHLLECMRRMNHLTVQVMPSDQHTHAGLMGPMQLMCTAEGRNLVYVEAQGGGRLISKPEQVGDTFDLFGILRAQALNPWKSAEIIEAKARQL; the protein is encoded by the coding sequence GTGGGAGACCTGATTCGTATCCATCGGGTACGGGCCGGGCTCACGCAGAAGGACGCTGCGGACAAGTTGTTGATCTCGGAGTCGCTGATGGGGGCGGTCGAGCGGGCGGAGCGTATTCCGACGCTGGAACTGCTGGCTGACGCGGACCGGGTCTTTGACGCGGGCGGTGCGCTGAAGGCGTGCGTCGAGCTGATCGACGAGGAGAAGTACCCGGCGAAGTTCCTGGGCTGGGCGCGGCTGGAGCGCAAGGCGCGGGTCATCAGCGCATACGAGACGATGCTGATCCCGGGGCTGCTCCAGACGGAGGCGTACGCGTACGCCCTGTACCGGGCACGCAAACCCGCGTACACCGAGGACGAGATCGTCCGGCACGTCGAGGCGCGACTGGAACGGCAGGCGGTGCTGATGCGCACGCCACCGCCGTACGTCGGGTTCGTCATCGAGGAGTCGATCCTGGAGCGGACGCTCGGCGGCGCTGAGGTGTTGAAGGAGCAACTGCTGCATCTGCTGGAGTGCATGCGGCGGATGAACCACCTCACGGTGCAGGTGATGCCCTCGGATCAGCACACGCATGCGGGATTGATGGGGCCGATGCAGTTGATGTGTACGGCGGAAGGCCGCAATCTGGTGTACGTGGAGGCGCAGGGCGGCGGTAGGTTGATCTCGAAGCCCGAGCAGGTGGGCGATACGTTCGACCTATTCGGCATCCTGCGGGCCCAGGCGCTCAATCCCTGGAAGTCGGCGGAGATCATCGAAGCGAAGGCGAGGCAACTGTGA
- a CDS encoding DUF397 domain-containing protein has product MTTGPELSWFKSSYSGNEGEACVEVATCPHTVHVRDSKVTDGPTFAVAPAAWTAFLAGAVAG; this is encoded by the coding sequence GTGACCACCGGTCCCGAGCTCTCCTGGTTCAAGTCCAGCTACAGCGGCAACGAGGGCGAGGCCTGCGTCGAGGTCGCCACCTGCCCCCACACCGTCCACGTCCGCGACTCCAAGGTCACCGACGGCCCGACCTTCGCCGTCGCCCCCGCCGCCTGGACCGCTTTCCTGGCGGGTGCCGTCGCAGGCTGA
- a CDS encoding DUF1269 domain-containing protein: protein MSNLFVIAYDDFATADQVRDKLLSMNREHLVELEDVVVVERREKDGKIKLHQAVNHVGTGAAGGALWGSVIGLLFLVPFLGAAVGAAAGAAGGSAVDTGVNDDFMRELSTNLRPGAAAVFVLVKTSARDKVIPEIVKFGGQLVQTSLSKEDEVHLREMVKEALKEETTIAS, encoded by the coding sequence ATGAGCAATCTGTTCGTCATCGCCTACGACGATTTCGCCACCGCCGACCAGGTCCGGGACAAGCTGCTGTCCATGAACCGCGAGCACCTCGTCGAGCTGGAGGACGTCGTCGTCGTCGAACGGCGTGAGAAGGACGGCAAGATCAAGCTGCATCAGGCCGTCAACCACGTGGGTACCGGTGCCGCGGGTGGCGCGCTGTGGGGGAGCGTCATCGGGCTGCTCTTCCTCGTGCCGTTCCTCGGTGCCGCGGTGGGCGCAGCGGCCGGCGCCGCCGGAGGGTCCGCCGTCGACACCGGTGTCAACGACGACTTCATGAGGGAGCTCAGCACCAATCTCCGGCCCGGCGCCGCTGCCGTCTTCGTGCTCGTCAAGACGTCCGCTCGCGACAAGGTCATCCCCGAGATCGTCAAGTTCGGCGGTCAGCTCGTGCAGACCTCGCTCAGCAAGGAGGACGAGGTGCACCTGCGGGAGATGGTGAAGGAAGCGCTCAAGGAAGAGACGACGATCGCCTCCTGA
- a CDS encoding MFS transporter has product MSALEPRDAGTDTGTAVEAAILVPPAESEGMLGRTYRALSIGIVSVVFLIAFEATAVGTAMPVAARELHGIPLYAFAFSAYFTTSLFAMVLSGQWADRRGPLAPLATGISAFGVGLLLSGTAGSMWTFIAGRAVQGLGGGLVIVALYVVISRAYPERLRPSIMAAFAASWVIPSVVGPLAAGSVTEHLGWRWVFVGIPVLVVFPLALALPAIRRRASGPADPAAPVEPYDRRRIVLALGISVGAGLLQYAGQERNWFALLPAVAGVALLVPAVRGLLPPGTGRAARGLPSVVLLRGVAAGSFIAAESFVPLMLVTQRGLSPTMAGLSLAAGGGTWALGSYVQSRPRLEPYRERLMVGGMVLVAAAIAAAPSVLIDWVPVWTVAVAWAFGCFGMGMVIASTSVLLLKLSAPEEAGANSAALQISDGLSNVLLLAAGGAAFAALGGGAMGAVHGAAEAGASGSHPGAFAVVFLPMAGVALVGAWVAARVRTKP; this is encoded by the coding sequence ATGAGTGCCCTGGAACCACGAGACGCCGGTACCGATACCGGCACCGCCGTCGAAGCGGCGATACTGGTCCCGCCCGCCGAATCCGAAGGGATGCTCGGGCGGACCTATCGGGCGCTGAGCATCGGCATCGTCTCCGTCGTGTTCCTGATCGCCTTCGAGGCGACAGCCGTGGGGACCGCGATGCCGGTCGCCGCCCGTGAGCTGCACGGCATCCCGCTCTACGCGTTCGCGTTCTCCGCGTACTTCACCACCAGCCTGTTCGCCATGGTCCTCTCCGGGCAGTGGGCGGACCGGCGCGGGCCGCTGGCGCCGCTGGCCACTGGGATCAGTGCGTTCGGGGTGGGGCTGCTGCTGTCCGGTACAGCGGGCAGCATGTGGACGTTCATCGCCGGGCGGGCCGTCCAGGGGCTCGGCGGCGGGCTGGTGATCGTGGCGTTGTACGTGGTGATCAGCCGGGCCTACCCGGAGCGTCTGCGGCCGTCGATCATGGCCGCGTTCGCCGCGAGCTGGGTGATCCCGTCCGTCGTCGGGCCGCTCGCCGCAGGGAGTGTGACCGAGCACCTGGGGTGGCGGTGGGTCTTCGTCGGCATTCCCGTGCTGGTGGTGTTCCCGCTGGCGCTCGCGCTGCCCGCGATCCGGCGACGGGCCTCGGGGCCGGCCGATCCGGCGGCACCCGTCGAGCCGTACGACCGGCGCCGCATCGTGCTCGCGCTCGGGATCTCGGTCGGGGCCGGGCTGCTCCAGTACGCGGGGCAGGAGCGGAACTGGTTCGCGCTGCTTCCGGCCGTCGCGGGGGTTGCCCTGCTCGTCCCCGCCGTGCGCGGACTGCTGCCCCCGGGCACGGGCCGGGCGGCGCGCGGGCTGCCCTCGGTGGTGCTGCTGCGCGGGGTGGCGGCCGGGTCGTTCATCGCCGCCGAGTCGTTCGTACCGCTGATGCTGGTGACCCAGCGCGGGCTGAGCCCGACGATGGCCGGGCTCTCGCTCGCAGCCGGGGGCGGGACCTGGGCGCTCGGTTCGTACGTACAGTCCAGGCCGCGCCTTGAGCCGTACCGGGAGCGCCTGATGGTGGGCGGCATGGTGCTGGTCGCCGCGGCGATCGCGGCCGCGCCGTCCGTGCTGATCGACTGGGTGCCGGTCTGGACCGTGGCCGTGGCGTGGGCCTTCGGGTGCTTCGGCATGGGCATGGTGATCGCATCGACGAGCGTGCTGCTGCTGAAGCTGTCGGCGCCGGAGGAGGCGGGGGCGAACTCGGCTGCCCTCCAGATCTCCGACGGGCTGTCGAACGTCCTGCTCCTGGCGGCGGGCGGGGCTGCCTTCGCCGCGCTCGGCGGCGGTGCGATGGGGGCCGTGCACGGGGCGGCGGAGGCGGGGGCCTCCGGGTCTCATCCGGGGGCGTTCGCGGTGGTCTTCCTGCCGATGGCGGGGGTGGCGCTGGTGGGGGCGTGGGTGGCGGCGCGGGTGCGGACAAAGCCTTAG
- a CDS encoding ribbon-helix-helix protein, CopG family, with translation MAMNLRLRDDQTEALKQRAEQEGTSMHAILLQAVDDYLARTAQQAIVRKTAKEQAAKWSELMDRLK, from the coding sequence ATGGCTATGAACCTGCGTCTTCGTGACGATCAGACCGAGGCCCTCAAGCAGCGAGCGGAGCAGGAGGGGACCAGCATGCACGCCATACTGCTGCAGGCTGTGGACGACTACCTGGCCAGGACAGCTCAGCAGGCCATCGTCCGCAAGACGGCCAAGGAGCAGGCGGCCAAGTGGAGCGAGCTGATGGACCGGCTCAAGTGA
- a CDS encoding type II toxin-antitoxin system death-on-curing family toxin: MTCVYLTSEDILVIAEHACADMHVVVRDAGLLESAAHRPSAAMFGEEAYPDLIDKAAALLQSLAINHPLFDGNKRTAWLSCVTFLAMNGIDLRPDIDAAERLVIAVATGEMDEVKAISQGLRELVVDDV; encoded by the coding sequence GTGACCTGTGTCTATCTGACGTCCGAGGACATCCTCGTCATCGCCGAACATGCCTGCGCGGACATGCATGTCGTCGTGCGCGACGCCGGACTCCTCGAATCGGCGGCACACCGTCCCTCCGCAGCCATGTTCGGCGAGGAGGCGTACCCGGACCTGATCGACAAGGCTGCCGCGCTCCTGCAGTCCCTGGCGATCAACCATCCGCTCTTCGACGGCAACAAACGCACGGCCTGGTTGTCGTGCGTGACCTTCCTCGCGATGAACGGGATCGATCTTCGTCCGGACATCGATGCCGCGGAACGCCTGGTCATCGCTGTGGCCACGGGGGAGATGGACGAGGTGAAAGCCATCTCTCAGGGGCTGCGCGAGCTGGTCGTCGACGACGTGTGA
- a CDS encoding DEAD/DEAH box helicase: MTTTASHHLSPAFPGRAPWGTAGKLRAWQQGAMEKYIQEQPRDFLAVATPGAGKTTFALTLASWLLHHHVVQQVTVVAPTEHLKKQWAEAAARIGIKLDPEYSAGPLSKEYDGVAVTYAGVGVRPMLHRNRCEQRKTLVILDEIHHAGDSKSWGEACQEAFDPATRRLALTGTPFRSDTNPIPFVVYEEGNDGIRRSSADYTYGYGNALADGVVRPVIFLSYSGNMRWRTKAGDEIAARLGEPMTKDAIGQAWRTALSPTGDWIPNVLSAADKRLTEVRKGIPDAGGLVIATDQESAREYAKILKRVTGEKATVVLSDEKAASKKIDRFSEDNSRWMVAVRMVSEGVDVPRLAVGVYATTISTPLFFAQAVGRFVRSRRRGETASVFVPTIPMLLDFANEMEVERDHVLDKPKKGSDEENPFAEEDKLLADAERLEDEETEEQLPFEALESDAVFDRVLYDGAEFGMQAHPGSEEEQDYLGIPGLLEPDQVQLLLQKRQTRQIAHSRQKPAADADLLEKPAEARPVVTHKQLLGLRKQLNTMVSAYTHQSGKPHGVIHTELRRVCGGPPSAEATAGQIQQRIQKVQEWATRMR, encoded by the coding sequence GTGACTACTACCGCCTCCCACCACCTCTCACCCGCCTTTCCCGGCCGCGCCCCCTGGGGCACGGCCGGCAAGCTGCGAGCCTGGCAGCAGGGCGCCATGGAGAAGTACATCCAGGAGCAGCCGCGCGACTTCCTCGCGGTCGCCACCCCCGGCGCGGGGAAGACCACCTTCGCGCTGACCCTCGCGTCATGGCTGCTGCACCACCACGTGGTGCAGCAGGTCACCGTCGTCGCGCCGACCGAGCACCTGAAGAAGCAGTGGGCCGAGGCAGCTGCCCGGATAGGGATCAAGCTCGACCCCGAGTACAGCGCGGGCCCGCTGAGCAAGGAGTACGACGGCGTCGCGGTCACCTACGCGGGTGTCGGCGTCCGGCCGATGCTGCACCGCAACCGGTGCGAGCAGCGCAAGACCCTCGTGATCCTCGACGAGATCCACCACGCCGGTGACTCGAAGTCCTGGGGCGAGGCCTGCCAGGAGGCGTTCGACCCGGCCACCCGGCGGCTCGCGCTCACCGGTACGCCGTTCCGGTCCGACACCAACCCGATTCCCTTCGTCGTGTACGAGGAGGGGAACGACGGCATCCGGCGCTCCTCGGCCGACTACACCTACGGCTACGGCAACGCGCTCGCCGACGGCGTCGTCCGGCCCGTGATCTTCCTCAGCTACAGCGGCAACATGCGCTGGCGCACCAAGGCCGGAGACGAGATCGCCGCCCGGCTCGGCGAGCCGATGACCAAGGACGCCATCGGGCAGGCCTGGCGTACCGCCCTGTCGCCCACCGGGGACTGGATCCCCAATGTGCTGAGCGCCGCCGACAAGCGGCTGACCGAGGTGCGCAAGGGCATTCCGGACGCCGGTGGGCTCGTCATCGCCACCGATCAGGAGTCGGCGCGCGAGTACGCCAAGATCCTCAAGAGGGTCACGGGCGAGAAGGCCACCGTGGTCCTCTCCGACGAGAAGGCCGCGTCGAAGAAGATCGACCGGTTCAGCGAGGACAATTCGCGCTGGATGGTCGCGGTCCGCATGGTGTCCGAGGGCGTCGACGTGCCGCGCCTCGCCGTGGGCGTGTACGCCACCACCATCTCCACGCCGCTCTTCTTCGCGCAGGCCGTCGGCCGTTTCGTGCGCTCGCGCAGGCGTGGCGAGACCGCTTCCGTCTTCGTACCGACCATTCCGATGCTCCTCGACTTCGCCAACGAGATGGAGGTCGAACGGGACCACGTCCTCGACAAGCCCAAGAAGGGCAGCGACGAGGAGAACCCGTTCGCGGAGGAGGACAAGCTCCTCGCCGACGCGGAACGTCTGGAGGACGAGGAGACCGAGGAGCAGCTGCCCTTCGAGGCCCTCGAATCCGACGCGGTCTTCGACCGGGTGCTGTACGACGGTGCCGAATTCGGCATGCAGGCGCACCCGGGGAGTGAGGAGGAGCAGGACTACCTGGGGATTCCGGGGCTCCTGGAACCCGATCAGGTGCAGCTGCTGCTCCAGAAGCGGCAGACCCGGCAGATCGCGCACAGCCGCCAGAAGCCGGCCGCGGACGCCGATCTGCTGGAGAAGCCGGCCGAGGCGCGGCCGGTGGTCACGCACAAGCAGTTGCTGGGGCTGCGCAAGCAACTCAACACGATGGTGTCGGCGTACACGCACCAGAGCGGCAAACCGCACGGAGTGATCCACACCGAGCTGCGGCGGGTGTGCGGCGGGCCGCCGAGTGCGGAGGCCACGGCCGGGCAGATCCAGCAGCGGATCCAGAAGGTCCAGGAGTGGGCCACCCGGATGAGGTGA
- a CDS encoding WxL domain-containing protein, with protein sequence MTGLLAACFVLSLSCVGATAQAAPPAGQQAAGTVTPTVHCTLPAGQGEATGPQEMTVELSPAVVAPGGKVHAKVTLGPSPATSALALDDVPTIPSLDLAMSGGATGTVTVRGAEFTMDIPAGTPIELPPYEGDFLVPADASGDISFAPVRTLTQTKVLGSVFETPCDVVEGGGSIGTVTAEGTGSEPATLTAPADPVRPNTPVKLGGSGWTPGGAPVPSLCAVGGGGCDPLKFKGHTLTIDSYGTLHGTATLAEAGAVPDGAYEVKVNDGTKEATAPLTVKAVAAGDREISLSQSSGPVGSVITVSGKNYNPDRWINVIGLDATGTGLDDSAVYVKSGSDGTFAVEFTVISDAVVAVQADEGNDPATVRTTPFTVTTGGGGGGGSADQKLNTSVRAGTLSMVQDGDTVDFGTTVLGTGSGVQRSRLNRVEVEDARGVNSGWSLTATLTGFTSADGGTIPAGAVRWTPKCTAQNGSVGAPVAGSPAALGSEAASLCRMNPDGSRPFTGGRFDADADLTLTVPGFTRPGDYSATLTLTLL encoded by the coding sequence GTGACCGGTCTGCTCGCTGCCTGCTTCGTACTGTCCCTGAGCTGCGTCGGGGCCACCGCCCAGGCCGCGCCACCGGCCGGACAGCAGGCCGCCGGTACGGTCACCCCGACCGTCCACTGCACCCTGCCCGCCGGCCAGGGGGAGGCGACCGGGCCGCAGGAGATGACCGTCGAGCTGTCGCCCGCGGTCGTCGCTCCAGGCGGCAAGGTGCATGCGAAGGTCACCCTCGGCCCGTCCCCCGCCACCAGCGCTCTCGCGCTGGACGATGTGCCGACCATCCCCAGCCTCGACCTCGCCATGTCCGGCGGGGCCACCGGAACCGTCACTGTGCGGGGCGCCGAGTTCACGATGGACATCCCGGCCGGGACGCCCATCGAACTCCCGCCGTACGAGGGCGACTTCCTGGTCCCGGCGGACGCCTCCGGCGACATCTCGTTCGCCCCGGTCCGTACGCTGACGCAGACCAAGGTGCTCGGCTCGGTCTTCGAGACGCCCTGCGACGTGGTCGAGGGGGGCGGCTCCATCGGCACGGTCACGGCGGAGGGCACCGGCTCCGAGCCCGCCACCCTGACCGCCCCCGCCGATCCCGTACGCCCCAACACCCCTGTGAAGCTGGGTGGTTCGGGCTGGACGCCGGGCGGTGCACCTGTGCCTTCGCTCTGCGCGGTGGGCGGTGGCGGCTGCGATCCGCTGAAGTTCAAGGGCCACACCCTCACCATCGACAGTTACGGAACGCTGCACGGCACGGCCACCCTCGCGGAGGCCGGAGCGGTGCCGGACGGCGCGTACGAGGTGAAGGTCAACGACGGTACGAAGGAAGCCACCGCTCCCCTCACCGTCAAGGCCGTCGCGGCCGGCGACCGCGAGATCTCGCTCTCGCAGAGCAGCGGACCGGTCGGCAGTGTGATCACGGTCAGCGGAAAGAACTACAACCCGGACCGCTGGATCAATGTCATCGGGCTCGACGCGACGGGCACCGGGCTCGACGACAGCGCGGTCTACGTCAAGAGCGGCTCGGACGGCACCTTCGCCGTCGAGTTCACCGTGATCTCCGATGCCGTCGTCGCCGTCCAGGCCGACGAGGGCAACGACCCCGCCACCGTACGGACCACCCCGTTCACCGTCACCACGGGCGGGGGAGGAGGCGGCGGCAGTGCCGACCAGAAGCTGAACACCTCGGTCCGGGCCGGGACACTGTCCATGGTCCAGGACGGCGACACCGTCGACTTCGGTACGACGGTCCTGGGCACCGGCAGCGGTGTGCAGCGCTCCCGGCTCAACCGGGTCGAGGTGGAGGACGCCCGCGGCGTCAACAGCGGCTGGTCCCTGACCGCCACCCTCACCGGCTTCACCAGCGCCGACGGGGGCACCATCCCGGCCGGCGCCGTCCGGTGGACACCCAAGTGCACGGCGCAGAACGGGAGTGTGGGAGCGCCGGTGGCCGGATCGCCCGCCGCGCTCGGGAGCGAGGCGGCGAGCCTCTGCCGGATGAATCCGGACGGATCCCGTCCGTTCACCGGCGGCCGGTTCGACGCGGACGCCGATCTCACACTGACGGTTCCCGGATTCACCCGGCCCGGAGATTACAGCGCCACCCTGACACTCACTCTTCTCTGA
- a CDS encoding IclR family transcriptional regulator, translating to MTAETSQTLDRGLRVLKLLADTDHGLTVTELSNKLGVNRTVVYRLLATLEQHALVRRDLGGRARVGLGVLRLGRQVHPLVREAALPALRSLAEDIGATAHLTLVDGSDALAVAVVEPTWTDYHVAYRAGFRHPLDRGAAGRAILAARQKPVGETAFTLTHGELEAGASGAAAALMGVTGVEGSVGVVMLADSVPERVGPRVVDAAREVADALR from the coding sequence GTGACCGCGGAGACCTCCCAGACGCTCGACCGGGGACTACGGGTCCTCAAACTGCTTGCCGACACCGACCACGGCCTGACCGTCACCGAGTTGTCCAACAAACTCGGTGTCAACCGAACCGTGGTCTACCGTCTGCTGGCCACCCTGGAACAACACGCCCTGGTACGCCGCGATCTGGGCGGCCGGGCCAGGGTGGGCCTCGGCGTGCTGCGCCTGGGCCGCCAGGTGCATCCGCTCGTGCGGGAAGCCGCGCTGCCCGCGCTGCGGTCCCTCGCCGAGGACATCGGGGCCACCGCCCATCTCACGCTGGTCGACGGCAGCGACGCGCTGGCGGTCGCGGTCGTCGAGCCGACCTGGACCGACTACCACGTCGCCTACCGGGCCGGTTTCCGTCATCCGCTGGACCGGGGTGCCGCGGGCCGGGCGATCCTCGCCGCCCGACAGAAGCCGGTGGGCGAGACCGCCTTCACCCTCACCCACGGCGAACTGGAAGCCGGGGCGAGCGGGGCGGCGGCCGCGCTGATGGGGGTGACGGGCGTCGAGGGGAGCGTGGGCGTGGTGATGCTCGCGGACTCCGTACCCGAACGCGTCGGCCCCCGAGTCGTGGACGCGGCCCGCGAGGTGGCGGACGCGCTCCGGTAG
- a CDS encoding S16 family serine protease — translation MLTRLSRPRTRTLILCALPVLALFGVAAFAPLPFTLAQPGTTANVLGKDHGTPVISIKGAPTRPTKGELRMTTIVATGPNADVGIGDVVDSWFRTDRAVLPRNSVYPTGGSEKEIEKHNLEDMRKSQNSAVDAALNYLGKPKGSVDVTLHLADVGGPSAGLFFALGIVDKLDGDGSGGDLTGGRTIAGTGTIQANGAVGAVGGVSLKTQAAHRDGATVFLVPKAECREAGAELPKGLRLIPVTTLKSAVSSLQALEQGRKVPSC, via the coding sequence GTGCTCACTCGTCTCTCGCGCCCCCGCACCCGCACCCTCATCCTGTGTGCCCTGCCCGTCCTCGCCCTGTTCGGCGTGGCCGCCTTCGCGCCGCTGCCGTTCACGCTGGCGCAGCCCGGCACGACCGCGAACGTGCTCGGGAAGGACCACGGCACCCCCGTGATCAGCATCAAGGGCGCGCCCACCCGCCCCACCAAGGGCGAGCTGCGGATGACGACGATCGTCGCGACCGGGCCCAACGCCGATGTCGGCATCGGTGATGTGGTCGACAGCTGGTTCCGTACGGACCGGGCGGTTCTGCCCCGCAACTCCGTCTACCCGACCGGCGGCTCCGAGAAGGAGATCGAGAAGCACAACCTCGAGGACATGAGGAAGTCGCAGAACTCCGCCGTCGACGCGGCCCTGAACTACCTCGGTAAGCCCAAGGGCTCGGTCGACGTCACCCTGCACCTCGCCGATGTCGGAGGTCCCAGCGCGGGTCTGTTCTTCGCGCTCGGCATCGTCGACAAGCTCGACGGCGACGGCTCCGGCGGCGATCTCACCGGTGGCCGCACCATCGCGGGCACCGGAACGATCCAGGCGAACGGCGCGGTCGGCGCGGTCGGCGGAGTGTCGCTCAAGACTCAGGCCGCGCACCGCGACGGCGCGACCGTCTTCCTCGTCCCGAAGGCCGAGTGCCGGGAGGCGGGTGCCGAGCTCCCCAAGGGGCTCCGGCTGATCCCGGTCACGACCCTGAAGAGCGCGGTGTCCTCACTCCAGGCGCTGGAGCAGGGGCGCAAGGTCCCGAGCTGCTGA
- a CDS encoding MFS transporter yields the protein MSGRGDRSRDRIPLIAVLSANSISTAGTSLTLIGVPWFVLETTGSAGRAGVVAFCATLPIVVSALIGGPVIDRIGRRRVSVASDLVCGVAVAAIPLLHYADSLEFWMLCALMAVSGLLHTPGNTARYVLVPDLAEHAGTTLARAASLFDAVSRGARMVGAALAGVLIALVGAETVLLLDAATFLTSALLIAVGVRGVRAAEPRKAAAPVSLRAYRTELREGYTYLLSNRLLLAVVVMVLFMNGTDQGWNAVLLPVHASAELGGARDIGLLTALFGAGGLTGALLYGAFGHRFSRRAVFTVCVVLCGAPRYAVAALTGTTLPLAVTMALSGIAGGVLNPILTTVIYGSVPDELRSRVSGVLTAGGELAMPVGGLAAGLLVESAGARGALLAMGTVYLLATLSPLVFPVWRTMDAADSGSGSGGTEAEASAPAAEVSSSGPCAPAPAPGVRTPRSSGS from the coding sequence ATGAGCGGCCGGGGGGACCGCAGTCGCGACCGCATCCCGCTCATCGCCGTACTGTCCGCCAACTCCATATCCACGGCCGGTACTTCACTCACCCTCATCGGCGTCCCGTGGTTCGTCCTGGAGACCACGGGCAGCGCGGGACGGGCCGGCGTCGTCGCCTTCTGCGCGACTCTGCCGATCGTCGTCTCCGCACTGATCGGCGGACCCGTCATCGACCGGATCGGGCGCCGCCGGGTCTCCGTCGCCTCCGACCTGGTCTGCGGCGTCGCCGTAGCCGCCATCCCTCTGCTGCACTACGCGGACTCCCTGGAGTTCTGGATGCTGTGCGCGCTGATGGCGGTCAGCGGACTCCTGCACACCCCGGGCAACACGGCCCGCTACGTCCTCGTACCGGATCTCGCCGAGCACGCCGGCACCACCCTCGCCCGCGCCGCCAGCCTCTTCGACGCCGTCTCGCGCGGCGCCAGGATGGTCGGGGCGGCGCTGGCCGGCGTACTGATCGCACTGGTCGGCGCGGAGACCGTACTGCTGCTGGATGCCGCGACCTTCCTGACGTCCGCGCTGCTGATCGCGGTCGGGGTGCGGGGGGTACGCGCGGCCGAGCCCCGCAAGGCCGCGGCGCCCGTCTCGCTGCGGGCGTACCGCACCGAACTGCGCGAGGGTTACACCTACTTGCTGAGCAACCGGCTGTTGCTGGCCGTCGTGGTGATGGTCCTCTTCATGAACGGCACCGATCAGGGCTGGAACGCCGTCCTGCTGCCGGTGCACGCCTCCGCCGAACTGGGCGGGGCCAGGGACATCGGGCTTCTCACCGCGCTGTTCGGCGCGGGCGGGCTGACCGGGGCGCTGCTGTACGGGGCGTTCGGGCACCGTTTCTCGCGGCGGGCCGTCTTCACGGTGTGCGTGGTGCTGTGCGGCGCGCCCAGGTACGCGGTCGCGGCGCTGACCGGGACGACGCTGCCGCTCGCCGTGACCATGGCGCTGAGCGGCATCGCGGGCGGGGTGCTGAACCCGATCCTGACGACGGTGATCTACGGGAGCGTGCCCGACGAGCTGCGCAGCCGGGTCTCCGGGGTCCTCACGGCAGGAGGCGAACTGGCCATGCCGGTGGGCGGTCTCGCGGCCGGCCTGCTGGTGGAGAGCGCAGGCGCGAGAGGCGCGCTGCTGGCGATGGGCACGGTGTACCTGCTGGCGACGCTGAGCCCGTTGGTGTTCCCGGTGTGGCGCACGATGGACGCGGCCGATTCCGGGTCCGGGTCCGGGGGCACGGAGGCGGAGGCCTCGGCACCGGCCGCCGAGGTCAGCAGCTCGGGACCTTGCGCCCCTGCTCCAGCGCCTGGAGTGAGGACACCGCGCTCTTCAGGGTCGTGA
- a CDS encoding winged helix-turn-helix domain-containing protein: MPATEDDGESAVVGPNVHTVDARTLRGLAHPLRLRLLSALREFGPATASGLADRLGESSGATSYHLRQLAAYGFVEDDPERGKGRERWWRAVHTGTAFNSDRFLGHPDPEVRGAVGVVLHEIATTHAQELNTWLGTMHEWPEEWLHGWDASDFKVRLTPDLSRELIGKIHDLIASYEDRVPEGTEGSANVRSHVHLFPRPAE, encoded by the coding sequence ATGCCCGCAACAGAGGACGACGGCGAGAGCGCCGTCGTCGGCCCGAATGTCCACACGGTCGACGCCCGCACCCTGCGCGGGCTCGCCCACCCCCTGCGACTGCGCCTGCTGAGCGCGCTCCGCGAGTTCGGCCCCGCCACCGCCTCCGGTCTCGCGGACCGGCTGGGCGAGTCCAGCGGCGCCACCAGCTACCACCTCAGGCAGCTGGCGGCGTACGGCTTCGTCGAGGACGACCCCGAGCGCGGCAAGGGCCGCGAACGCTGGTGGCGGGCCGTCCACACAGGCACCGCCTTCAACAGCGACCGATTCCTGGGCCACCCGGATCCCGAGGTGCGCGGCGCCGTCGGCGTCGTACTCCACGAGATCGCCACCACACACGCCCAGGAGCTGAACACCTGGCTCGGCACGATGCACGAGTGGCCCGAGGAGTGGCTGCACGGCTGGGACGCCAGCGATTTCAAGGTGCGCCTCACCCCCGATCTCTCCAGGGAGCTGATCGGGAAGATCCACGATCTCATCGCGAGCTATGAGGACCGGGTCCCGGAGGGCACGGAGGGCTCGGCCAACGTCCGCAGCCACGTGCACCTCTTCCCTCGCCCCGCCGAGTAA